In Brachypodium distachyon strain Bd21 chromosome 2, Brachypodium_distachyon_v3.0, whole genome shotgun sequence, one genomic interval encodes:
- the LOC112270901 gene encoding uncharacterized protein LOC112270901 isoform X2: MPPSSWFLLVFVWWLLLALAASDQEQQEQGGEGCSAPKRCGKLNISRPFWLTDWRTGRSCDRPDFEVTCFNNTTPPVLRSSLPRFGFAIINISYEERSLRVVDGHKLEAFSPQKKEASGRCVPSWNTSVRLAPPFSIDPVANMELIFYSCTEAAAAAHRDDGSSTPVEMPWFGNESNVFVRAGGRYGATGDGNYTIQGCAATVMPVQSSGEVDASHYKELIRHGFVLTWPAV; encoded by the exons ATGCCTCCGAGCAGCTGGTTCTTGCTCGTCTTCGTCtggtggctgctgctggcgctcgccgcgtcTGATcaggagcagcaggagcaaGGGGGAGAAGGCTGCTCGGCGCCCAAGAGGTGCGGCAAGCTGAATATCTCCCGCCCGTTCTGGCTCACTGACTGGCGGACGGGGAGATCGTGTGATCGCCCAGATTTCGAGGTCACTTGCTTTAATAACACAACTCCTCCAGTTCTACGGAGCTCTCTACCCCGCTTTGGTTTTGCGATCATCAACATCTCTTACGAGGAACGCAGTTTGCGTGTCGTTGATGGACACAAACTGGAAGCCttttccccgcaaaaaaaggaAGCCTCAGGCCGCTGTGTCCCGAGCTGGAACACCTCCGTCAGACTGGCCCCTCCGTTCAGCATCGACCCCGTCGCCAACATGGAGCTCATCTTCTACAGCTGCACAgaagctgcggcggcggcacatCGGGACGACGGGTCGAGTACACCGGTGGAGATGCCGTGGTTTGGGAACGAGAGCAACGTGTTTGTCCGCGCGGGAGGGCGTTACGGTGCGACCGGGGACGGAAACTACACTATACAGGGCTGCGCCGCTACGGTCATGCCAGTGCAATCATCAGGCGAGGTGGATGCGAGCCACTACAAGGAGCTCATCCGCCATGGCTTCGTCCTCACATGGCCTGCAG TTTGA
- the LOC112270901 gene encoding uncharacterized protein LOC112270901 isoform X1 — MPPSSWFLLVFVWWLLLALAASDQEQQEQGGEGCSAPKRCGKLNISRPFWLTDWRTGRSCDRPDFEVTCFNNTTPPVLRSSLPRFGFAIINISYEERSLRVVDGHKLEAFSPQKKEASGRCVPSWNTSVRLAPPFSIDPVANMELIFYSCTEAAAAAHRDDGSSTPVEMPWFGNESNVFVRAGGRYGATGDGNYTIQGCAATVMPVQSSGEVDASHYKELIRHGFVLTWPAGWPQAPA; from the exons ATGCCTCCGAGCAGCTGGTTCTTGCTCGTCTTCGTCtggtggctgctgctggcgctcgccgcgtcTGATcaggagcagcaggagcaaGGGGGAGAAGGCTGCTCGGCGCCCAAGAGGTGCGGCAAGCTGAATATCTCCCGCCCGTTCTGGCTCACTGACTGGCGGACGGGGAGATCGTGTGATCGCCCAGATTTCGAGGTCACTTGCTTTAATAACACAACTCCTCCAGTTCTACGGAGCTCTCTACCCCGCTTTGGTTTTGCGATCATCAACATCTCTTACGAGGAACGCAGTTTGCGTGTCGTTGATGGACACAAACTGGAAGCCttttccccgcaaaaaaaggaAGCCTCAGGCCGCTGTGTCCCGAGCTGGAACACCTCCGTCAGACTGGCCCCTCCGTTCAGCATCGACCCCGTCGCCAACATGGAGCTCATCTTCTACAGCTGCACAgaagctgcggcggcggcacatCGGGACGACGGGTCGAGTACACCGGTGGAGATGCCGTGGTTTGGGAACGAGAGCAACGTGTTTGTCCGCGCGGGAGGGCGTTACGGTGCGACCGGGGACGGAAACTACACTATACAGGGCTGCGCCGCTACGGTCATGCCAGTGCAATCATCAGGCGAGGTGGATGCGAGCCACTACAAGGAGCTCATCCGCCATGGCTTCGTCCTCACATGGCCTGCAG GTTGGCCCCAGGCACCGGCGTGA